The Caldicellulosiruptor changbaiensis genome has a segment encoding these proteins:
- a CDS encoding ABC transporter substrate-binding protein: MKRLVAVITLIALSVSLFLAFGPADTNAASKKQVTITYVRGKDETHATEKIIKEFMKKNPDIKVIYKENPSDTGQNHDQLVTVMSAGGSDIDVFDMDVIWPAEFAQAGYTLPLDRFIKRDKINLNDYIKGTIDAARFKGQMWAFPRFIDAGLLYYRKDIVPQNELPKTWDDLIKVAKKYKGKKGTKYGFLMQAKQYEGLVCDAIEYIASYGGRVVDESGNIVVNNKGTIDGLNMMRKVITSGIVPPNINTFTEIETHTAFINGLAVFARNWPYMWAMVNSPQSKVKGKVGILPLPKGSKGSAAALGGWMVGINKYTKNPEASWRLLKFLVQREGQKLMAIYNGNVPVYKPLFNDKDVIKANPLIGDKKFIEAILAAVPRPVSPIYPKLSDAMQIEFSNIVNGKKDVKTAVLDLDKKLKELVKTQK, translated from the coding sequence ATGAAAAGGCTTGTTGCGGTAATTACTTTAATTGCTCTGAGTGTAAGCTTGTTTTTAGCTTTTGGCCCTGCTGATACTAATGCCGCTTCTAAGAAGCAAGTCACAATAACCTATGTACGTGGCAAGGACGAAACTCACGCAACAGAAAAGATTATCAAAGAGTTTATGAAGAAAAACCCAGACATCAAGGTAATCTACAAAGAAAACCCATCTGACACAGGCCAAAACCATGACCAGCTTGTGACAGTAATGAGCGCCGGTGGTTCTGACATTGATGTATTTGACATGGATGTTATCTGGCCAGCTGAGTTTGCTCAAGCAGGCTACACACTTCCACTTGACAGGTTTATAAAGCGCGACAAGATTAATCTTAATGACTACATCAAAGGGACAATTGATGCTGCAAGATTCAAAGGTCAGATGTGGGCATTTCCAAGATTTATTGATGCAGGACTTCTTTATTACAGAAAAGACATTGTTCCTCAAAATGAACTTCCAAAGACATGGGATGATTTGATTAAAGTTGCTAAAAAGTACAAGGGTAAAAAGGGTACAAAATATGGATTTTTGATGCAAGCAAAACAATATGAGGGTCTTGTTTGTGATGCGATAGAGTATATTGCTTCATATGGCGGCAGAGTTGTTGATGAGAGTGGAAATATTGTAGTTAATAACAAAGGAACAATTGATGGACTTAACATGATGAGAAAGGTTATAACATCTGGTATTGTTCCACCAAACATCAACACATTTACAGAGATTGAGACACATACAGCTTTCATAAACGGTCTTGCAGTTTTTGCAAGAAACTGGCCATACATGTGGGCTATGGTAAATAGTCCACAATCAAAAGTAAAAGGCAAAGTTGGCATTCTGCCACTTCCGAAGGGTTCAAAGGGTTCAGCTGCAGCGCTTGGTGGTTGGATGGTTGGTATTAACAAATACACAAAGAATCCTGAAGCTTCATGGAGACTTTTGAAGTTCCTTGTGCAAAGAGAAGGACAAAAACTTATGGCCATTTACAACGGAAATGTTCCTGTTTACAAGCCACTTTTTAACGACAAAGATGTTATAAAAGCAAATCCACTTATTGGCGACAAGAAGTTTATAGAAGCTATTTTAGCTGCTGTTCCAAGACCTGTTTCACCAATTTATCCAAAGCTTTCAGATGCAATGCAGATTGAGTTTTCCAACATTGTAAATGGTAAGAAGGATGTAAAAACAGCTGTCCTTGATTTGGACAAGAAATTAAAAGAGCTTGTAAAGACTCAAAAGTAA
- a CDS encoding substrate-binding domain-containing protein translates to MWLFLLFNNLNKLIKGIEVEARENGYNIILGNFSDSQKIEEEYYKMMKGQIADGILLTGSLSEPQRIVELSRQFKMVVISDYFSDELVTVCVDNFKSAYDATMFLYKSGYRKIAKITGKIGALLSQDRLKGYKMALENLGLGANEKYIKYGDYKYESGYKLAKELLTMPEPPDAIFCSNDEMAIGACDAAKELGISIPDELGIMGFDDIELASMVTPKITTVHQPRYEMGRLAARLLIDILKGGVVSKGKYILDTSIIPRESTKNTNFTN, encoded by the coding sequence ATATGGTTATTTCTTTTATTCAACAACCTCAATAAGCTAATAAAAGGGATTGAAGTCGAGGCAAGAGAAAATGGTTATAATATAATTCTTGGCAATTTTTCAGATTCCCAAAAAATAGAAGAAGAGTATTATAAAATGATGAAGGGTCAAATAGCAGATGGGATACTTCTTACAGGAAGCCTCAGCGAACCACAGAGAATTGTTGAACTATCAAGGCAGTTTAAAATGGTAGTCATTTCTGATTATTTTTCAGATGAACTTGTGACAGTATGTGTTGACAATTTTAAGTCAGCTTATGATGCGACTATGTTTTTATACAAAAGTGGATATAGAAAAATAGCTAAAATTACTGGCAAGATTGGAGCACTTCTTTCGCAAGATAGACTCAAAGGTTATAAAATGGCGCTTGAAAATCTTGGACTTGGAGCCAACGAGAAATATATAAAATATGGTGATTATAAATATGAAAGTGGATATAAGCTTGCAAAAGAACTGTTGACTATGCCAGAGCCCCCAGATGCCATTTTCTGTTCGAATGATGAGATGGCAATTGGAGCGTGTGATGCGGCAAAAGAACTTGGGATTTCAATTCCAGATGAGCTTGGAATTATGGGATTTGACGACATTGAACTTGCTTCAATGGTTACACCTAAAATTACCACAGTCCATCAACCACGTTATGAAATGGGAAGGCTTGCTGCAAGGCTTTTGATAGATATTTTGAAAGGAGGAGTTGTTAGCAAAGGTAAATATATCTTGGATACTTCAATCATTCCGAGAGAGTCTACAAAGAATACAAACTTCACAAATTGA
- a CDS encoding PIN domain-containing protein, giving the protein MYDILSACICSDGIEAEEADIVLFALKSYKESNVDFIAAYLFHHIAKSGNNRIFTFDKKHFQSLM; this is encoded by the coding sequence TTGTATGATATTCTGAGTGCCTGTATATGTTCTGATGGCATTGAAGCGGAAGAAGCGGATATTGTTCTTTTTGCGCTCAAAAGTTACAAAGAGAGCAACGTTGATTTCATTGCTGCATATCTTTTTCATCACATAGCAAAATCAGGAAACAATAGAATATTTACTTTTGATAAAAAGCATTTTCAAAGCTTAATGTAG
- a CDS encoding carbohydrate ABC transporter permease, producing the protein MDRKEKLFGYLFLLPAVLIFIFVAVIPLVQVFVYSLFDIQLNNPTKSEVSLSYKIDVENYANTVFTASSILDSVSSQSLDSKQKKIVDRIKSLLPELEKSIFNTNEKISQLNKVNDLLNNFQPVDIKLKYLSVSRKEINQYNEYVQKLIALANSLPNTQETNDLKQALLALDLVIVKPNFVGLQNYSYYLKDSRLLSAIKNTLLFTVVTVFFELVFGLMLAVVMHKVTSLKNVFKSIVLMPWAIPTVISALMWKFMYDGQVGIMSKFFADIGLIKSPADLLSSTTNAMIAAMTADIWKTTPYIAILLVAGLQTIPESLYEAAKVDGANAVYQFFRITLPMLKPTILVALLFRTLDAFRVFDLIYVLTGGGPANSTETVSIYTYKTLFNQLDFGRGSTLAVLIFIMVTIISFIYIKILGAEVFSHQKR; encoded by the coding sequence ATGGACAGAAAGGAAAAACTATTTGGGTATTTATTTTTGCTTCCTGCAGTTTTGATATTTATATTTGTCGCAGTTATTCCTCTTGTGCAGGTTTTTGTCTACAGCCTTTTTGACATTCAGCTCAACAACCCAACCAAGAGTGAGGTGTCTTTATCATATAAGATAGATGTTGAGAACTACGCAAATACAGTCTTTACAGCATCATCAATACTTGACAGTGTAAGCAGCCAAAGTTTGGATAGCAAACAGAAAAAGATAGTAGATAGAATAAAATCTTTACTGCCTGAGCTGGAAAAGAGCATATTCAATACCAATGAAAAGATATCACAGCTCAACAAAGTAAATGACCTTTTGAACAATTTTCAGCCAGTTGATATAAAGCTCAAATATTTATCTGTTTCGAGAAAAGAGATAAATCAATACAATGAGTATGTCCAAAAACTCATAGCACTTGCAAATTCATTGCCGAACACACAAGAAACCAATGATTTAAAACAGGCACTTTTGGCGCTTGACTTGGTTATTGTGAAACCAAACTTTGTTGGTCTTCAGAACTATAGCTACTATCTAAAAGATTCAAGGCTTTTGTCAGCCATAAAAAATACACTTTTGTTTACAGTTGTAACAGTATTTTTTGAACTTGTATTTGGTCTTATGCTTGCTGTTGTTATGCACAAAGTAACAAGCCTGAAAAATGTTTTCAAAAGCATTGTTCTTATGCCCTGGGCAATTCCTACTGTTATATCGGCTTTGATGTGGAAGTTTATGTATGATGGTCAGGTTGGTATTATGTCAAAGTTTTTTGCAGACATTGGACTTATCAAAAGTCCGGCAGACCTTTTATCAAGTACTACAAATGCAATGATAGCTGCAATGACAGCCGACATCTGGAAAACAACACCCTATATTGCAATTTTGCTTGTTGCAGGGCTTCAGACAATTCCGGAATCGCTGTATGAAGCCGCAAAAGTGGATGGTGCAAATGCAGTTTACCAGTTTTTCAGGATTACTTTGCCTATGTTAAAACCAACCATACTTGTTGCTCTGCTTTTTAGAACCCTGGATGCATTTAGAGTATTTGACCTCATTTATGTTTTAACAGGCGGCGGTCCTGCAAACTCAACTGAGACAGTCTCTATCTACACTTATAAAACTTTGTTTAACCAACTTGACTTTGGTAGAGGTTCAACCTTAGCCGTACTGATTTTCATAATGGTAACCATTATAAGCTTTATCTATATAAAAATCCTTGGCGCTGAGGTATTCTCACATCAAAAGAGGTGA
- a CDS encoding AbrB/MazE/SpoVT family DNA-binding domain-containing protein — protein sequence MIHATSKIIGRGQVELPAEIRKIIGGEKIGDSVLFTVLDNGKVVIEVIKKRKLSELGGSLKSSIAFIDLDHETNATKEIWVRKRARETQHDGKSMIRCECNFEICIA from the coding sequence ATGATACATGCAACGTCAAAGATTATTGGAAGAGGGCAAGTAGAATTGCCCGCTGAGATAAGGAAAATTATTGGTGGGGAGAAGATAGGAGACAGTGTACTTTTCACTGTTCTAGACAACGGCAAAGTTGTAATTGAAGTGATAAAAAAACGAAAACTATCAGAGCTTGGAGGTTCTCTAAAATCATCAATCGCATTTATAGATTTGGACCATGAAACTAATGCAACAAAAGAAATCTGGGTAAGAAAGAGAGCAAGGGAGACACAACATGATGGAAAAAGTATGATTCGATGCGAATGTAATTTTGAGATATGTATTGCATGA
- a CDS encoding LacI family DNA-binding transcriptional regulator, giving the protein MKYTIKDIAKLTGYSVATISRALSGKEGVSQEKREEILKLVDSLGYTPNQTARKLRSKQTKNILVMIPDIENYFFNKLSLK; this is encoded by the coding sequence ATGAAGTACACAATCAAAGACATAGCAAAACTAACAGGCTATTCTGTTGCAACAATTTCAAGAGCACTAAGTGGAAAGGAAGGTGTGAGTCAGGAAAAAAGGGAAGAGATATTAAAACTGGTAGACAGCTTAGGATATACTCCGAACCAGACAGCAAGGAAATTGAGAAGTAAGCAGACAAAAAATATCTTGGTTATGATACCTGATATAGAGAACTACTTTTTCAATAAGCTGAGCCTAAAATAG